One Deltaproteobacteria bacterium DNA window includes the following coding sequences:
- a CDS encoding CDP-alcohol phosphatidyltransferase family protein: protein MNLPNALTVIRILLIPLFLYEVLQGRFTFAAAVYLAAAFTDALDGAIARVFHMQTPLGAFLDPVADKMLATTSYLSLAFLHIIPLWLSIVVISRDIIIVAGAVGVYYLKDSLEIKPHLVSKITTFFQITTILLALVLNSSLPAARWSVVVRSFDSIALVTGAITVLSGAIYIFAGFRSIEE from the coding sequence ATGAACCTTCCTAACGCGCTCACCGTCATCAGGATTCTTCTGATACCGTTGTTCCTGTACGAGGTGCTCCAGGGCCGGTTCACCTTCGCCGCCGCGGTATACCTGGCAGCCGCCTTTACCGATGCCCTTGACGGCGCCATCGCCAGAGTGTTTCATATGCAGACGCCTTTGGGCGCATTTTTGGACCCTGTCGCCGACAAGATGCTTGCCACCACCTCCTACCTCAGCCTTGCCTTTCTTCACATCATTCCTCTTTGGCTGTCCATAGTGGTTATAAGCCGGGATATCATTATAGTGGCGGGAGCAGTCGGCGTCTATTACCTGAAGGACTCCCTGGAGATCAAACCTCATCTGGTCAGCAAGATCACCACATTTTTCCAGATCACGACCATTCTGCTTGCACTCGTCCTGAACTCCTCTCTTCCCGCCGCCAGATGGTCTGTCGTTGTGCGGTCCTTCGATTCCATCGCCCTTGTAACGGGAGCCATAACCGTCCTGTCCGGGGCCATCTATATCTTCGCAGGGTTCCGGTCCATTGAAGAGTGA
- the miaA gene encoding tRNA (adenosine(37)-N6)-dimethylallyltransferase MiaA, producing MKKSPFVLVIGGPTASGKSTLAMELAKILPVEIINADSMQVYRGMDIGTAKPGPVERKQVVHHLIDIRDPDEMFSAGEYADLFRQTVSSVIERGKLPIMVGGTGLYIRVALGGIFPGPARDEELRKKLQYEENSDPGSLFRRLAKDDPSSAVRIHEGDTKRIIRALEVLILTGRSISVHQREHAFADYPFETRFFCLNPPREILYKWIEERVDRMIQRGLPGEVRGLLEKGFNPGLNSMKGLGYKEITAHLMGDTGIEEAISLIKRNSRRFAKRQVTWFRGEPDIRWKEVRSRENLTTLAGEIARELGDADLLADSLKTALMSACVKRLFIL from the coding sequence ATGAAGAAAAGCCCGTTCGTACTGGTCATCGGAGGGCCGACGGCCTCCGGTAAGTCAACCCTGGCCATGGAGCTTGCGAAGATCCTCCCGGTGGAGATTATCAATGCCGACTCCATGCAGGTATATCGTGGGATGGATATCGGAACGGCAAAGCCGGGGCCCGTGGAGAGGAAGCAGGTCGTCCATCATCTCATTGATATCCGGGATCCCGACGAGATGTTCAGCGCTGGGGAATATGCCGATCTGTTCCGCCAAACCGTCTCATCGGTTATTGAAAGAGGAAAATTACCCATCATGGTGGGGGGCACGGGCCTTTACATCAGGGTTGCTCTCGGCGGCATCTTTCCAGGGCCGGCCCGGGATGAGGAGCTTCGAAAAAAACTGCAGTATGAGGAAAATTCCGACCCAGGGTCCCTTTTCAGACGACTTGCGAAGGACGATCCTTCCTCCGCGGTCCGAATCCATGAGGGTGATACGAAACGCATTATCCGGGCGCTGGAGGTCCTGATTCTCACCGGCAGATCCATAAGCGTCCACCAGAGGGAGCACGCCTTCGCCGATTATCCCTTTGAAACACGTTTTTTCTGCCTTAATCCTCCGAGAGAGATCCTTTATAAATGGATTGAAGAACGCGTGGACAGGATGATTCAAAGGGGGCTTCCCGGTGAAGTGAGAGGATTGTTGGAGAAGGGATTCAACCCGGGGTTAAACTCCATGAAAGGGTTGGGATATAAAGAGATCACGGCCCACCTTATGGGGGATACGGGCATCGAGGAGGCGATCAGCCTTATCAAAAGGAATTCCCGCCGTTTTGCCAAACGGCAGGTGACCTGGTTCAGAGGGGAACCGGATATCCGGTGGAAAGAGGTAAGGTCAAGGGAGAATCTGACAACCCTGGCCGGGGAAATCGCCCGGGAACTTGGGGACGCTGACCTCTTGGCAGATTCGTTGAAAACTGCTCTGATGTCCGCTTGCGTGAAACGGTTATTTATTTTATGA